The DNA segment CGGCCCGCGTGCTCGCGGCGCTGGAGGACGGCGGCCCCGACGCGGCCACCGAGATCCTTCCCGGCGTGATCGTGCCGCACGCCCGGCTTTCCGGCCTCCCCGAGCCGATCCTCCTCCTGGGAGTGAGCCCCCAGGGGATCGAGACGTCCCTGGGTCGGCCTCCGGCGAGGCTGGTCTTCCTGCTGCTGAGCGCGTCCGAGCGCCCGGCCGAGCACCTCCGCTGCCTGGCGGAGATCGCCCGGACCGTCAGCAGCCAGGAGCGGATCACCGAGCTCCTGGACCGCCACGCGCCCCACACCTCCCTGGACTGGCTGCATGTCGACGAAGGCTGACGCCGCACCGCCGCTCCCCGGCTTCGACTCCGTCCGCGAAGCGGCGGAGCGGCTGCGGGGGGTGGCGCACCGCACCCCCGTGCTCACCTCGCGCACGCTGGACGAGCGCGTCGGCGCCCGGGTCTTCCTGAAGTGCGAAAACCTGCAGCGCGCCGGGGCCTTCAAGTTCCGGGGCGCGTACAACGCCGTCTCGCGCCTGGGCGACACCGAGCGGCGTGCGGGCGTGCTCACCTTCTCTTCCGGGAACCACGCGCAGGCGGTGGCGCTCACCGGGCGGATCCTGGGGGCGCGCACCGCCGTGGTGATGCCCGAGAACGCTCCCGCCGCCAAGCTCGAGGCCACCCGCGGCTACGGCGCCGAGGTGATCCTGTACGACCCCGCCGCCGCCTCGCGCGAGGAGATCGCGGCCCGGCTGCGGGAGGAGCGCGGGATGACGCTCATCCCCCCCTACGACCACCCCGACGTGGTGGCCGGACAGGGCACCGCCGCGCTGGAGCTGCTGGAGGAGGCGGGGCCGCTGGACGTGCTCCTCGCCCCCTGCGGCGGCGGCGGGCTGCTCGGCGGCACCGCGCTCGCCGCGCGGGGGGCCGCCCCCGGGTGCCGGGTGGTCGGCGTGGAGCCCGAGCTGGCCGACGACGCCACCCGCTCCTTCCGCACCGGGACGCTGCACCGCGTGCACAACCCGCCCACCGTGGCCGACGGGCTGCGCACCCCCGCCCTGGGCGCCGTCACCTTCCCGCTGGTGCGCGCCCACGTGGACGACATGCGCACCGTGAGCGAGGCCGGGATCGTCGAGGCCATGCGCTTCCTCTGGACCCGCGCGAAGCTGGTGGTGGAGCCCTCCGGCGCCGTCCCGGTGGCGGCGCTCCTGGCCGGGATCCCCGAGCTGCGGGGCGCGCGGGTGGGGGTGATCCTGAGCGGCGGCAACGTGGACCTGGCCTCCGCCTGCGCGCTCCTGGCGGGGTAGCGGTCCCCGTCCCCGCGCCGTCGCGCTGCCGCGGGCCGCTCCCCCTTCGCCGCCTTGCCCCTCCCCCTTCCCCGGGTCTATCATCCACCCGTCTCTCGCACCTATCACGCCTCACGGAGGTCGCAGGATGATCCGCACGCGCATTGCGCGGACGTTGCTCGCGTTCGCATCGACGGTCGCAATCGGCTTCGCGGGGGAGCTGGCGGCGCAGCAGCAGCCGGTCGCCAGCCCGCGCGACACGGCGCGCATGGAGGCCGCAGGCGCAACGGTGCTCGTGGACTACGGCCGGCCGTACATGCGCGGCCGCAAGATCATGGGCGGCCTCGTCCCCTACGGGAAGGTGTGGCGCACCGGCGCCAACGCGGCCACCACGCTGGTCACGGAGGCCGACCTCCGCATCGGCGACACCGAGGTGCCGAAGGGCACCTACACGCTGTACACGCTCCCCACCGCCGAGGGGTGGCACCTGATCGTCAACCGGCAGACCGGGCAGTGGGGGACGCAGTACGACCCGGCGCAGGACCTCGCCCGGATCCCCATGCGCGTCACCCGGCTCCGCAGGCCGGTGGAGCAGTTCACCATCGCCCTGGAGCCCGGCAAGGGCGGCCCCGGCGAGATGGTGCTCACCTGGGAGAACACCCGCGCCTCCGTGCCACTGACCGTCAAGCGCGGCGACCCGGCCCACACCGGCCACCGCCACCGCTGAGGCGGCGCGGATGACCGGCTCGCCGACGCTCCCCGAGCCCCTCGCACGATTCGGGGAGCTGCTGGAGCGCGCCCGCGCCACCGACCTCCCGGAGCCCACCGCGATGGCGCTCTCCACGGTGGGGGCGGACGGGCGCCCCTCCTCGCGGATGGTGCTCCTCAAGGGGTTCGACGAGCACGGCTTCGTCTTCTACACCAACCTGGGGAGCCGCAAGGCGCGGGAGATCGGCGTGAACCCGTGGGTGGCGCTCTGCTTCCACTGGCAGCCGCTGGAGGTGCAGGTGCGCGTGGAGGGCCGCGCCGCGCCGGTGGGCGACGCCGAGGCGGACGCCTACTTCGGCAGCCGCCCCCGCGGGAGCCAGGTCGGCGCCTGGGCCTCGCGGCAGAGCGAGGAGCTCCCCTCGCGCGCCGCGCTGGAAGAGCGCATCCTCCAGGTGGAGGAGCGCTTCCAGGGCGGCGAGATCCCCCGGCCGCCCTTCTGGTCCGGCTTCCGCGTGGTCCCGGACCGCATCGAGCTCTGGTTCGCCCTGCCGAGCCGCCTGCACGAGCGCGACGTGTACACCCGCGACCCGGACGCCCCGGGCGGGTGGTCGCTCCGGAGGCTCTACCCCTGAGCGGACGCGGGCCCCGGCGAGATCGCCGGGGCCCGCGTGCTTCCGTCCCCTCCCGCCGCAGCGCGCCTCATGCGCCGGTGAACTCCCCCTCCGCGAAGGTCTTCTCCCCGTCCACCGCCGACACCCGGAAGCTCCGCCGGCCCTCCGCCTCGCGCACCAGGAGGCAGGCCCGCGCGGGGAGGAGGAGCGGGGCGCGGAAGGCGATCCGCAGCCGCCGCAGCGCCGTGGGGTCGCCGCGGAAGAGGCGCTCCACCAGCGCGTGCGCCACCATCGCCTCGGTGCAGTAGCCGTGCAGGACGGGCCGGCGGAAGCCGAACGGACGGGCCGTCCACCCCCACAGGTGGATGGGGTTGTAGTCCCCCGAGGCGCGGGCGTAGCGCCGCCCCGCCCCCGAGCCCAGCGACCACCGCGCCAGCTCCGCCCACCCCTCCGCCTCCGCGGCCGCCGCCCCGCCCGTCTCCCGCGCCCCCTTCGGCTTCGGACCCGCGCGCGCCGCCTCGCGCGTCCGCACCAGGAAGCGGGCGCTCCCCTCCGAGCAGAGCTGCTCCGCCC comes from the Longimicrobiaceae bacterium genome and includes:
- a CDS encoding threo-3-hydroxy-L-aspartate ammonia-lyase; amino-acid sequence: MSTKADAAPPLPGFDSVREAAERLRGVAHRTPVLTSRTLDERVGARVFLKCENLQRAGAFKFRGAYNAVSRLGDTERRAGVLTFSSGNHAQAVALTGRILGARTAVVMPENAPAAKLEATRGYGAEVILYDPAAASREEIAARLREERGMTLIPPYDHPDVVAGQGTAALELLEEAGPLDVLLAPCGGGGLLGGTALAARGAAPGCRVVGVEPELADDATRSFRTGTLHRVHNPPTVADGLRTPALGAVTFPLVRAHVDDMRTVSEAGIVEAMRFLWTRAKLVVEPSGAVPVAALLAGIPELRGARVGVILSGGNVDLASACALLAG
- a CDS encoding DUF2911 domain-containing protein, coding for MIRTRIARTLLAFASTVAIGFAGELAAQQQPVASPRDTARMEAAGATVLVDYGRPYMRGRKIMGGLVPYGKVWRTGANAATTLVTEADLRIGDTEVPKGTYTLYTLPTAEGWHLIVNRQTGQWGTQYDPAQDLARIPMRVTRLRRPVEQFTIALEPGKGGPGEMVLTWENTRASVPLTVKRGDPAHTGHRHR
- the pdxH gene encoding pyridoxamine 5'-phosphate oxidase — its product is MTGSPTLPEPLARFGELLERARATDLPEPTAMALSTVGADGRPSSRMVLLKGFDEHGFVFYTNLGSRKAREIGVNPWVALCFHWQPLEVQVRVEGRAAPVGDAEADAYFGSRPRGSQVGAWASRQSEELPSRAALEERILQVEERFQGGEIPRPPFWSGFRVVPDRIELWFALPSRLHERDVYTRDPDAPGGWSLRRLYP
- a CDS encoding MaoC/PaaZ C-terminal domain-containing protein, with the protein product PRRRIAVERRGTVPGGGRMAAYLRATDGARIAAFEGPGAVAPPVFHATWETGAALELLTQVAESIPSFGGVVHLESETVPLRPLRPEDRYRCRVELEGTEEDPRGVSLRVSARNWNGAEQLCSEGSARFLVRTREAARAGPKPKGARETGGAAAAEAEGWAELARWSLGSGAGRRYARASGDYNPIHLWGWTARPFGFRRPVLHGYCTEAMVAHALVERLFRGDPTALRRLRIAFRAPLLLPARACLLVREAEGRRSFRVSAVDGEKTFAEGEFTGA